TCACACCAACCGGAACCCGAGCCCGAGCAAGAAATTCCTCCATCATTCGAGGATATTTTTGCTGACGACCTCAACCCTCAACATTTGACACAATCCAGATCATCCTTGTACCACTCGGCGTTCGATCCCGAAGCACATACACCTACCACTAAGGATATTTTTCCATCGACACCTCCGGCCACGTAATACCCATTAACTCTTGATTATGGTGTATATAATTATTCTACTTTTCTAAGTACACCAGAGGGGACACCGAAGGCCAGACCGAGCAATTATCAAACGCCTCAGCAAGGTAAACGACATCACCAGCGGAGGCATCCGGATCGTTACATGCTAGCGTTAGGAACGTCGTCGAGATCAAGACAATTTTAGTTTTTATCTAtaaacatttactttattttgtaattattttacttttaatattagtttaatttcctaaaataattatatgttttaataaatgagttcgaatatttaaattataaattctaaTTGAATAAGTAATAGAAATTGAGAAATGAAATTTAGACACAATAAAATACAAACAttctaaaatattaataaaaaagatATAAATTTCAAACAAGGCCAtcatacattaaattaaatttaaacaccCAAGAAACTACAAACATATGGGTAAAATTAATACACGAAAATTGTAAATTCAAACTACATATAATACGGACTAAATTAAATTTACAAATACCAAAAAGTAAAAACATTCAAAGAAattaatatacaaaaatataaaaaatgaaaccTTAGTTCCTAAACAACTACATTAAATTTACATATATAAACAAATACAAACTTTCTAATCAGGTCTACATTGAATCGTCTTCTGCTTGAATCAGGTTTACGTTAAATCCTAATAAATTCCCACATTTTCTTTACAATTAATTGTCTTCTGCTTGAATCAGGTCTACGTTGCATCTGTACAGGATAATTCGATAACTGACACGAtcagcaaaattaaaaaaaaaacagaaaaccAAGGGAAAATATAACTTCCTAAAAGCTCCAGATCATTTCTTCTTCCATTGTCCCCTGAGATACCTTTCCACGGGAATGCTATTGCACCTTAGATAATGTCCATCTATGTTGAACATCTCGATTACCTATCTAAGGCACATAAATTTATCCAACCCTTAATAGCATAACCTTTAGGGTGAACATAACAGTATATAATTCAACTCCGTTAAAACATGACAGTATATAATTCAACCCCGAAATTCGGTTGTACACCACAAATAACTCCTATATACAATCCACTACAAAAAAAAACTTCCTCATACAATCCACTACAAAAAAACTTACTTATACAACCcactaaaaaaaaaactcatttgatGATAAACTAAAAAGCACTCTCATTTTTATTCTTCTCTCAAAAAAAATTTTCTTATCGATTCACACTATCAGAACCCAAACCACCCACCATATATATAAGGTTTGGTACCGGCCATTAGAAGGAcagcacaaaaaaaaaattcctgATATTTTTGTACTGGTGCCGACCATTAGAAGACCAACACccagaaaattttgaatttttttttactacAGTGGTGCCAGCCATTAGAAGGCTAGCaccaaaaaaaaatatttcctGATATTTTTGTTCTGGTGCCGGCCATTAAAAGGCCAGCACCAAAAAAAAGTTTTCCCTGATATTTTTTTTACTGGTGCTGGCCATTAGAAGACCAATAcccaaaaaattttgaattttttttcctaCAGTGGTGCCGGCCATTAGAAAGCcagcaccaaaaaaaaaaattctaatattTTTTGTACTGGTGTCGGCTATTagaagaccagcacccaaaaatttttgatttttttttattagagTGGTACCTGCATTAGAAAGCCaacaccaaatttttttttttcaaatactcATATTTTTGTATACTAGTATGAtacgattttaaaaaaaaaatatcgtGGTGCCAGCCATTAATTACCCAaagtcaaaaaaattaattttctaaaGTTTGACTCGATCATTAGGCAATCATGGGGGCAAAATACGAGGTAGTGCCGGCCAATGATGTCCCATAATCccatttattattcattttagGTCATTTTGGTGATTGTTTTAGAACCTGTGTCATTTTTGTAAATATCAAATTTTTTtgggttaatttagtaaaatatcCTATGTTTCCTTATAtacaattatattattataatatacattttatataattatatttaagcttaaatCCTAAACATGTAACTAACTTTATGAtagatttaatatataaaattaggaTTATATAATTAAAGTAGATTATTAATGATATGTAGCCCTATATACGATTATGATATTATAATGTACATTTTTATATTAATGATACATAATCTTAAACCTTGAAGGTGTAACTAACTTTATAGTAGATTATATATAACAatctaattttcagtggtgtcaaaaaggCGGTTTCAGAATCCCATTTTCATAAactgagtctgtaaatattaaatatgaatatttacaaAGTTGGTATAATAGAATATTAAAGTTTGGTCCTTCAATTTTGTCTATTAATCGCTTAATTATGGTACATAGACTAAAATATAAAAGTCtaatcgctatagatttttaattaactaAAGTTTCAAAATGGTAAATAAATCATTTTGTTACAtcaaatagtggaaaatgatgtAAACTTCGACTAACTTTGATTAATGGTGTAAGATTAATTAATTAAggtttaattaagtaattaaagatttaattaaagtatatatagtaaaattaaCTGTAGAagttcatctttttctttctcttcaccATCCAAATTAGGGAAAAGCCATTTTTGAACTCAAAGCATTCGGCCCTTTATTGGTATGTGATttcaaatctttttttttttttgtattttttatattttgaagttacgggagcttgatttagctagctcatgtaccaatttgtaaaactattaaactttttgaaagtttctattattgatttattgaagaaattgatgttaaattgatagattttaaactAAGATCATGAAAAAGGACGAGATTGTAaagtttaatttttagttttgcaAATAAgctaaagtgaataaaatgtaaaatttttgtgaaattttagtataaatagGAAGTAGAGAGCCCATAAAGGATGTAATTGAAGTCGGTTTCTAAACTAAGACtcaaattttaaagatattattatttcagtttcaggaactaaattgaataaaatacaaaacttTAAGGGTatcgaaaaatgaaattatataagTTAATACATATCATGGAATAAAATAGAAATGTTTGGTATTGATGATTGTCTAAAATaattgtttagatcaagaattgggTCAAACTAAAGATAAATGGAGAAAGGCCAAAATTGTAGAATGGTCATTGAAGATTCAATTTACTTGTTGTTTGAACAGGTAAGTTAATATGGTAATCATAACTTAGATTGTATGTATTTGAATTATATTCatgtatgttttattataaattaaattgtttGTGAAATGGTACAAATGGTGAGAAttgaactaaattgaaaagtgataATTATATGTGCAATAAATGcccgtgtgaacttagtaaatgTTAGGATACGATTGACATGCCAATAAGTTTTTGTGTGTGCTAGTACAGGATTGATTACAAATGGTTACCGAGGTCCAACATTTTTTGCGGATACTCAATACATGTGACACAGGTTTAACTCAAACGAGTAACCTGATAtcgttttaaaggtttagcccgGGCAGGTAACCTGACATGTATGTATTTTCAACTTGGACAAGAAATCGGATGTGTCATTAGAAAGGTTTATCCTAGATAGGTAACTTGACATAAATATTTTCAGCTCAGATAAGCAATTGGTTTGGTGTAGTTATTTGTGTATCCAAGTCCGTTTTCTAGGGTTCATAAGGCGAAATGGCTAATGTataaacaagaaattgaaaataggtAAATGAAGTTGATGTTCAAATGGAAGAATACAAAATAAATTGAGTATAATGCCTTTGATAATGTATATGAACATATTATTCTTGAATTGAATGAGTTCTTGTGATTCTTTATCCAAAATGACATGAATTTGCTTGTTACATGATTGAGGCATCATATGGTTTGGATTATAAGTTAATACTCACCTTGTTATTGTTTTGAATTGTCAAGTCTGGCCAAATTATATCAAGTGATGGCAGCTTATTGTATTAGATAAAAGATAAGATAAGTTTTATTTAATGgcaatgaacttactaagcattctatATCCTTActttttgttttctcttttccttatagATTGTCACCTTGTGAAACACGTCAATTCAGATTGTCTCAAAGCTTACACTATCCTCATTTCGGTAGTTATTTGGTCATCTTGAGTCAAGGAATTGTAGCATTTATACAAGTGTTTTGGTATATACTTGGTATTTTTTATTCATATATGGAGATGAACATATATGCATTTCATGCTTAATGATGTGATGATTTACAGCTAAATGTGTGGCATATGGAATAGTATAAAATGAGGTAGAAATGGTAGTTTGTTTgattgatgaataaattggtAATGCATTTGAACAATTGTAACCTATAGTATGCTTGAAAAACGTGACCTAATTTGATAGTTGTTGGTTGTATATAAATACTTATaagttatatatatgtatatgtgttcaCAAGTGTTTGAGATGGAAGTGAATTGATATGTTTTAAGGATCTTTAGCATAGGTAAATATTGGTAAATGGAATAATATAGTTGATGTTTGATTCATGGCATGAAATGTTAAATTTAGTTGATGTATAGATAgaaattgttttgagaagatGATGAACATAGATGTTGAGCTTGCTTAGCATGTTTATGGTAGGTTTAGATTCAATTGAAATTGGTACATGATGTATATATTGTATGGTTTGTTTCGAAACTATTACCAAATACTCATTTTTACCAAATGTAGGGTCCTCGTCCCAATGATCATCTTTCATTGTCACAACGTTGGCCGACAATATGTGACATCGTGATGTGACATATTGTTTTGGTGATGTCACGACGCTGGCCCTAAACTTTGAAGactttgcaatttggtcctatttcATGTTCAAGTTGACAAAAGAACTTTCGTAAGCTCAATTAAGACTTGGAAATTAATTGTTTAACTTGAAATGAATGTGTTTGATATTGAAATGCATATGTGAATGATTATTTTACTGTGTACTTGACTGTAGTTGCTCCAGCAACAAATGAAGTGTCCTGCAATTTGAACTTGGCAATCGGgttgggtgaggggtgttacattataataTATACAATTAGCATGTGTTAAGTATTTAAGTTATTTTGGACTGCTATGGAACTTTCAATTTGTTTAGAATCCTTATGTTTAAGTTGTTAAGTATATTTAAACTGTTGTgaaattattatgtttaatttttttagattGTTATTTAACCATGCTTTATACATTTGCaattatttttgttaattatgaataaattttatttaaaataaatttattttgtttgattttaatttatttcacgaAATGTCCAACATATTAttgaaaaagttaaaattggaattttttttgtaaattgttatgaatttttaattttttggaaTTCGTATGTTTAAGTTACTAGGCATGATTAAATTGTTgtgaaattattgttttaatttgtttttatggTTATGTAATTACTTTtgttcattttcatttatttgtttattataaataatttttatttgaaattaattattttattttatattttaaatttaaattcaaattttgcaATTTGAGTATTCAACATATGATTGGAaatgttaaatttaaaatattttttatttcagatatttgaaaaataatgatatttaattcaaatttagatTATAATTGGAaatgttaaatttaaaatattttttatttcagaTATTTGACAAATAATGatatttaattcaaatttagatTATAATACTCGAATAATTTACTGattcatttttatatataaatttacatatttaGATTCAAATCattcaaaaatttcaaatattcaaTCCACTTTCATTTGTATACATTACATGGAATAATTGGTCGGAAATCAAGCATCTGTAGTTCCTTTTGACATGAAGGCCATAATTGTCTTGTTAAACTATTTTAGCAAGTGTCCTGGCTACAAGAACGTTAATGTGGCTTCAATAGTCATCTTACAGAATCTAAAGAAGGCCCTCAAACGACATCGTTGCGTTCTTTATATAACACATATTAGTATTCATAGGTGTAACTAACCATATATCCATCCCTCCAAAGTTTAGAAGGACGTTGTTCTGTCATTGCTACTCTAGTTCTTGAAGATAAGGGTTTGTGGTGAGAGAATTGTAAAAGAAAACAATGGGATCGACATCGACCAAGATAAAGTTGAGGACCTCCGACCAAAAGGTTTTCGAGGTGGAGGAAGGGGTTGCAGTCCAGTCTCAGACGATCAAATACTTTTACGAAAATGGTTGCCCCGGCAGCGTCATCCATGTCCATAGCGTCTCCGGCGACATCTTATCTAAGATTCTCGACTACTGCAAGAAGCACGTAAATTCCACCGCTGGCAAGGAAGACATCTCCCCTGAGGAACTCTACGAATGGGATGCTAATTTTGTCAAGGTTGACCAAAACACCCTCTTCGACCTCATCCTGgttagtttcttttcttttcccaaTTTGCCATTCTGCCATCTTCTTGTTCTTGAATCTTGGTTGTATTCTACTATCATGAGAATGGGGTTTGCTTGCAGGCAGCCAACTGTTTGAAAATAGAGAGCTTGTTGGA
This window of the Gossypium arboreum isolate Shixiya-1 chromosome 12, ASM2569848v2, whole genome shotgun sequence genome carries:
- the LOC108479581 gene encoding SKP1-like protein 1A; translated protein: MGSTSTKIKLRTSDQKVFEVEEGVAVQSQTIKYFYENGCPGSVIHVHSVSGDILSKILDYCKKHVNSTAGKEDISPEELYEWDANFVKVDQNTLFDLILAANCLKIESLLDLTCQTVANMIKGKRPEEIRTTFNIKNDYTPEAEEAVRRENKWAFDMLGV